In a genomic window of Agarivorans albus:
- a CDS encoding class GN sortase: protein MSISFLAKHPVPCSLFLLGILVLGHGAYIQAKAYLAQFLIAQAWQQTLDDQQVHKPWHWADTYPVAKLSFVTKQESIGFKHQVESVYVLAGASGRTLAFGPGLVLSGAPIGEVGNTVIAGHRDTHFANLAAVNKGDLLQVEAKNGEILLYQVVNTQIAHQSDTQFMAPSDDNRLTLITCYPFNQLSGGAEQRYIVEALHVNKPAAI, encoded by the coding sequence ATGAGCATTAGTTTTTTAGCTAAACACCCCGTGCCATGTAGTTTATTTTTGTTGGGGATTTTGGTACTAGGCCACGGCGCTTATATTCAAGCTAAGGCATATTTGGCGCAGTTTTTAATTGCTCAAGCTTGGCAGCAAACCTTAGATGACCAGCAAGTACATAAACCATGGCACTGGGCCGATACTTACCCAGTTGCAAAACTTAGCTTTGTAACCAAACAAGAAAGCATTGGTTTTAAGCATCAGGTTGAATCGGTTTATGTATTAGCTGGTGCATCGGGCAGAACTTTGGCTTTTGGTCCTGGTTTAGTATTAAGCGGAGCTCCTATTGGGGAAGTAGGTAATACTGTTATAGCTGGGCACCGCGATACCCATTTTGCTAATTTAGCCGCGGTAAACAAAGGTGATTTATTACAAGTAGAAGCCAAGAATGGTGAAATACTGCTTTACCAAGTGGTGAATACACAAATTGCTCATCAAAGTGATACCCAGTTTATGGCGCCCAGTGACGATAACCGCTTAACCTTAATCACCTGTTATCCCTTCAACCAACTGAGTGGCGGAGCAGAGCAGCGCTATATTGTGGAAGCGCTGCATGTGAATAAACCTGCGGCTATATAA
- a CDS encoding marine proteobacterial sortase target protein, whose amino-acid sequence MKIDLLKISTRFCYSVSFGGAFIILWAAFVSPSQAALHTERDVVEQSEQASLVYFDSNGQRQYSLPLSTEVNMQVSGMTNRVTLSQTFVNDSEQWVNGTYMFPLPNNAAVDQMQLVVGERVIEGQIQEKKQAKRTFETAKKQGKRASLLEQLRPNIFTTAVANLGPNQSLVVKISYQQQLSYEDGEFSLRFPMVVNPRYSPQIFKDQTRRTLADESEMPLSLASLLQEPYQQENNSSEFNQAYQLLRHSARQYAQAGSQPSLKADLHIALNSGFELETLDSLYHPIDKSIRSDGTIDISLLDSKANRDFVLKWRPIVGSRPEAALYSQTGLTHSSTQLPAKDDYALLMLMPPQGKPADIIDIPRELILVIDTSGSMSGESMIQAREALHEALSGLAAGDYFNIIEFNSNYRRFKPNAVSANASNKAKARRFINGLSANGGTEMFGALNAALSDPKQAASNALRQVIFITDGAVSNEQSLFELIDNRLADNRLFTIGIGSAPNSHFMQRAAELGKGTFTYIGKQSEVKHQVTRLFNQIAHPVVSDVKLAFSDGTVPEYWPANIPDLYLGQPLVLNIKLPSGAHPQLVVSGNIDGQFWQRSLNLQTKQPAAGLDLLWARQYIAALELSKSHINQQRVEQQVLALALKYHLVSSQTSLVAVDVTPARPASLPIVNKQIDGGMPHGWQPPAALPQTSTASRLHILFGLVLLIAAMLTLREKPLTVLAKFKT is encoded by the coding sequence ATGAAAATAGATCTACTGAAAATCAGTACCCGCTTTTGCTATAGCGTCTCTTTTGGCGGCGCATTCATCATATTATGGGCGGCCTTCGTGTCGCCCAGCCAAGCGGCACTGCACACCGAGCGAGATGTTGTTGAACAATCTGAGCAAGCCAGCTTGGTGTATTTCGATAGCAACGGGCAGCGCCAGTACAGTTTGCCTTTATCTACAGAGGTAAACATGCAAGTCTCTGGCATGACCAATAGAGTTACTTTGAGCCAAACTTTTGTCAATGACAGTGAGCAGTGGGTAAACGGCACTTATATGTTTCCTTTACCCAATAATGCCGCGGTCGATCAGATGCAGCTGGTGGTAGGAGAGCGCGTTATTGAAGGGCAGATTCAAGAAAAGAAACAAGCCAAACGCACTTTCGAAACAGCCAAAAAGCAGGGCAAACGCGCTAGTTTGCTTGAGCAGCTGCGGCCAAATATTTTTACCACTGCAGTAGCTAATTTAGGGCCAAACCAAAGCTTGGTGGTGAAGATATCGTATCAGCAGCAACTCAGCTATGAAGATGGCGAATTTAGCTTGCGTTTTCCTATGGTGGTGAATCCACGTTACAGCCCACAAATTTTCAAAGACCAAACCCGAAGAACGCTGGCCGATGAAAGCGAAATGCCCTTGTCTTTAGCCAGTTTGCTTCAGGAGCCTTATCAACAAGAAAACAACAGTAGTGAGTTTAACCAGGCTTATCAGCTATTGCGCCATAGCGCTCGCCAATATGCGCAGGCTGGAAGCCAACCCTCACTCAAGGCAGATTTGCATATAGCGCTAAATAGTGGCTTTGAGCTCGAAACCTTAGATAGCCTTTATCACCCAATAGATAAGAGCATTCGTAGTGACGGTACCATCGACATAAGCTTGCTCGATAGCAAAGCCAATCGTGACTTTGTTTTAAAGTGGCGACCCATAGTGGGCAGTCGACCAGAGGCGGCCTTGTATAGTCAAACCGGTTTAACTCACTCAAGCACTCAATTGCCTGCCAAAGACGACTACGCCTTGTTAATGCTGATGCCACCACAAGGCAAGCCTGCCGATATTATCGATATTCCCAGAGAATTGATTTTAGTGATTGATACCTCGGGCTCAATGTCGGGAGAGTCGATGATTCAAGCGCGTGAGGCCTTGCATGAAGCCCTGTCTGGATTAGCAGCAGGGGATTACTTTAATATTATTGAGTTTAATTCAAACTATCGTCGTTTTAAGCCCAATGCAGTTAGCGCCAATGCTAGCAATAAAGCCAAAGCGCGTCGCTTTATTAATGGCTTAAGCGCTAATGGCGGAACCGAAATGTTTGGTGCACTTAACGCTGCGCTCAGTGATCCCAAACAAGCAGCCTCAAACGCCTTACGCCAAGTGATTTTTATTACTGATGGAGCAGTGAGCAATGAACAGTCATTGTTTGAGCTAATCGATAATCGCCTGGCAGATAATCGTTTATTTACCATAGGCATTGGCTCTGCACCTAACTCTCATTTTATGCAGCGGGCTGCCGAGTTGGGGAAGGGCACCTTTACTTACATTGGTAAGCAAAGTGAAGTAAAGCATCAAGTTACACGTCTGTTTAATCAAATTGCTCACCCTGTGGTGAGTGATGTTAAGTTGGCATTTAGTGATGGTACGGTCCCTGAATACTGGCCGGCTAACATTCCAGATCTCTATTTAGGGCAACCGCTAGTGCTGAACATAAAACTGCCTAGCGGCGCGCATCCGCAACTGGTGGTGAGTGGCAATATTGATGGGCAATTTTGGCAACGCAGCCTTAACCTACAAACCAAGCAGCCGGCAGCTGGCTTAGATTTGCTGTGGGCTCGCCAATATATTGCAGCCTTGGAGCTAAGTAAAAGCCACATAAATCAACAGCGTGTAGAACAGCAAGTATTGGCCTTGGCACTTAAGTATCACCTAGTGAGCTCGCAAACCAGTTTGGTTGCAGTAGATGTAACGCCTGCTAGGCCGGCAAGCCTGCCTATTGTAAATAAACAAATAGATGGCGGAATGCCGCATGGTTGGCAGCCTCCAGCCGCTTTGCCTCAAACCTCAACAGCAAGCCGTTTACACATTTTGTTCGGTTTAGTTCTGCTAATTGCTGCCATGTTAACGCTTAGAGAAAAGCCGTTAACAGTGCTAGCTAAGTTCAAAACATAA
- the pdsO gene encoding sortase-associated OmpA-like protein PdsO has protein sequence MKKHLIALTVISTLSLSTQTMANNQIQASERNGKTEMIGFGSGAAVGALVGGPIGAFIGGFTGVWIGKSVADEEELAAQQQQLGEQQQEIEVLAKRSEQLESLTQQHARVNAQLSQLKMAQQQKLEELAIGLNVQFKTGSSVIEPHFKQQLDDVVYAMSLAPDLKLDLTGYADRQGDSSYNQALSEQRLAEVRRYLINNGIAESRLHSQAFGDTAPLKAEANLENNFFDRRVTLKLMSDRGMLAAQ, from the coding sequence ATGAAAAAGCACCTAATTGCATTAACCGTAATCAGCACCTTAAGCCTATCTACTCAAACAATGGCCAACAACCAGATTCAAGCAAGCGAGCGAAATGGCAAAACCGAAATGATTGGTTTTGGCTCTGGCGCAGCTGTCGGCGCTCTAGTTGGTGGCCCAATTGGGGCATTTATTGGCGGTTTTACTGGTGTTTGGATAGGCAAATCGGTCGCCGATGAAGAAGAGTTAGCCGCCCAACAACAACAACTGGGCGAGCAGCAACAAGAAATTGAAGTACTGGCAAAACGCAGTGAGCAGTTAGAGTCACTTACTCAGCAACATGCCCGCGTGAATGCTCAGCTCTCTCAGCTAAAAATGGCGCAACAGCAAAAACTTGAAGAGTTAGCAATTGGTTTGAATGTGCAGTTTAAAACTGGTTCGTCGGTGATTGAGCCTCACTTTAAACAACAGCTTGACGATGTGGTATACGCCATGAGTTTAGCGCCTGATTTAAAGCTCGACCTTACCGGCTATGCCGATCGCCAAGGTGATTCTAGTTATAACCAAGCCTTATCGGAACAACGCTTAGCTGAAGTTCGTCGCTACTTAATTAATAACGGTATTGCTGAGTCGCGCCTACATTCGCAAGCCTTTGGCGACACGGCTCCCTTAAAAGCCGAAGCTAATTTAGAAAACAACTTCTTTGACCGCCGAGTCACCTTAAAGCTGATGTCTGACCGAGGCATGTTGGCCGCACAGTAG
- the pdsR gene encoding proteobacterial dedicated sortase system response regulator, with amino-acid sequence MKRIAIVEDEAAIRENYKDVLQQQGYSVQAYANRPTALAAFNTRLPDLAIIDIGLEDEIDGGFSLCQSLRAMSSTLPIIFLTARDSDFDTVCGLRLGADDYLTKDISFPHLVARIAALFRRSELVGAAPEENNLLERGPLAIDGNRMQVTWDQRTIELTVTEFWMVHALAKRPGHVRSRQELMTEAKIFVDDSTITSHVKRIRKKFLAADPNFECIDTVYGMGYRWDSLA; translated from the coding sequence ATGAAACGAATTGCCATCGTAGAAGATGAAGCGGCGATCCGCGAAAACTACAAAGACGTATTGCAACAACAAGGCTACAGTGTGCAAGCCTATGCCAACCGGCCTACGGCACTAGCCGCTTTTAACACCCGCTTGCCCGATTTGGCGATTATTGATATTGGTTTAGAAGATGAAATAGACGGTGGTTTTTCCTTATGCCAATCACTGCGTGCTATGTCTAGCACCTTGCCAATTATTTTCTTAACCGCTCGAGATAGTGACTTTGATACCGTATGTGGCTTACGTCTAGGTGCCGACGATTACCTCACCAAAGATATTAGCTTCCCCCACTTAGTTGCCCGCATAGCAGCGTTATTTCGCCGCTCTGAGTTAGTCGGCGCAGCCCCAGAAGAGAACAACTTATTAGAACGAGGGCCCTTAGCCATTGATGGCAATCGCATGCAAGTAACCTGGGATCAGCGAACCATCGAGCTCACTGTGACCGAATTTTGGATGGTGCATGCTTTAGCCAAGCGTCCAGGACATGTGCGCAGCCGGCAAGAGCTAATGACCGAAGCAAAAATCTTTGTAGATGACAGCACTATTACCTCGCATGTAAAACGGATCCGTAAAAAGTTTTTAGCCGCAGACCCAAATTTTGAGTGTATCGATACGGTGTACGGCATGGGTTACCGCTGGGATAGCCTCGCCTAA
- the pdsS gene encoding proteobacterial dedicated sortase system histidine kinase, translating to MLPVLPIGLRAKVTILSLFLLCLPWLGYQYVWEMEKYLRLGQEKTLEGTTQALATALHERPKLFNSQASFLSQVQKGRDLYAYPLSGPIQLDGKLNDWQEYQHRMLRYGEEHVIYQADPNTALTSEFTHMVGKFGRYLYAYFEVTDSDVVYRGKNTLRVDNNDHLAIATLAPDGQFRRYIVATTEDGWINAFELPLDPSQTTPVTPEVKIQGQWLKTDKGYNIELRIPLSMVGSKLGFSIYDVNRTPKRELVSIVGTSAIDTVDKLGTVLVPSPEIESIIKGMSHNSSRIWVVDKHGRVLAKSGDIRSTQSIWARSLSPINKESWWNKFTSEYLHPLYYKVLTKPPQDFVDSLQDSTQLDGSHIKQALSGKPGSTWRLTPDGRAVVLAAASPIWIDDQVMGVVIAEETTNGIRTLRNRALERLFNIILLVMGVGTLSLFLFASSISSRIRKLRDQAEKAIDSQGRVKASLQGSKDRDEIGDLSRSFANIVGRLAQYTHYLENMSSRLSHELRTPVAVVRSSLEHLSLKTHDQDTQKYLDRAQEGVNRLNMILNNMSEATRLEQSLSQAETSEFPLNKVVSGCMQGYQYTYPEQAFDCDISPNTMLITGVPEYIAQLMDKLVANAMEFSLPDKAIKVSFQQDNKDAVLLISNHGPTLPDNMVEQIFESMVSIRSQQAQQKPHLGLGLYIARLITEFHGGTISARNFTDNSGVEFCVRLPIE from the coding sequence ATGCTACCTGTATTACCTATTGGCCTACGGGCCAAAGTCACCATCTTGTCACTGTTTTTGTTGTGCCTGCCTTGGTTGGGCTATCAATATGTCTGGGAGATGGAAAAATACCTACGTTTAGGTCAGGAAAAAACTTTAGAAGGCACCACCCAAGCACTTGCTACCGCACTGCATGAGCGGCCAAAACTGTTTAACAGCCAAGCCAGCTTTTTAAGCCAAGTGCAAAAAGGCCGTGATTTATATGCTTATCCTTTGTCTGGCCCAATTCAGCTCGATGGCAAGCTCAACGATTGGCAGGAATATCAGCATCGCATGCTACGCTATGGTGAAGAACATGTTATTTATCAAGCAGATCCCAATACAGCTTTAACTAGCGAATTTACTCACATGGTGGGAAAATTTGGCCGTTACCTATACGCCTATTTTGAAGTGACCGATAGCGATGTGGTTTACCGAGGTAAAAACACCTTACGAGTAGATAATAACGACCATTTAGCGATTGCAACTTTAGCTCCCGACGGTCAGTTCCGCCGCTATATTGTTGCCACTACCGAAGATGGTTGGATCAACGCTTTTGAGCTACCGCTCGACCCCAGCCAAACTACTCCCGTAACACCTGAGGTTAAGATTCAGGGGCAATGGCTAAAAACGGATAAAGGCTACAATATTGAGCTACGGATCCCTCTTAGCATGGTGGGCAGCAAGTTAGGCTTTTCTATCTATGATGTAAACCGCACGCCCAAGCGAGAATTGGTTTCAATTGTTGGTACCTCGGCCATTGACACAGTGGATAAACTTGGCACAGTACTGGTCCCTTCTCCGGAAATAGAAAGCATTATTAAAGGCATGAGCCACAACAGCTCACGCATTTGGGTAGTTGATAAACATGGCCGCGTATTAGCTAAATCTGGCGACATTCGAAGCACCCAAAGCATTTGGGCTCGCAGCTTAAGCCCAATAAACAAAGAAAGCTGGTGGAACAAGTTCACCAGCGAATACCTTCACCCTCTTTACTACAAGGTATTAACCAAACCGCCTCAGGATTTTGTCGACTCATTACAAGACTCCACCCAATTAGATGGCAGCCACATTAAGCAAGCATTAAGCGGAAAACCGGGCTCTACTTGGCGTTTAACCCCCGATGGGAGAGCTGTGGTATTGGCCGCTGCCAGCCCAATTTGGATAGACGATCAAGTGATGGGAGTAGTAATAGCAGAGGAAACCACCAACGGCATTCGTACCTTACGTAATCGTGCTTTAGAGCGCTTATTTAACATTATTCTGCTAGTGATGGGAGTGGGCACACTATCGCTATTTTTGTTTGCTTCCAGCATTTCTAGCCGCATTCGCAAACTACGTGACCAAGCAGAAAAAGCCATTGATAGCCAAGGAAGGGTTAAAGCCTCGTTACAAGGCTCTAAAGACCGTGACGAAATTGGTGACCTTTCTCGTAGCTTCGCCAATATTGTTGGTCGTTTAGCGCAATATACCCATTATTTAGAAAATATGTCTTCGCGCCTATCTCACGAACTACGAACACCAGTTGCAGTAGTGCGTTCCTCGCTAGAGCACTTAAGTCTAAAAACGCATGATCAGGATACGCAAAAATACCTAGACCGAGCCCAAGAAGGGGTAAATCGCCTAAACATGATCCTCAACAACATGAGCGAAGCCACCCGTTTAGAGCAAAGTCTATCTCAAGCAGAAACCAGTGAATTTCCACTAAACAAGGTAGTCTCTGGTTGCATGCAAGGCTACCAGTACACTTACCCTGAACAGGCCTTCGACTGCGATATTAGCCCAAATACCATGCTGATAACCGGTGTGCCGGAATACATTGCTCAGTTAATGGATAAATTAGTGGCCAATGCGATGGAATTTAGTCTTCCAGATAAGGCCATTAAAGTCAGTTTCCAGCAAGACAACAAAGATGCCGTGTTGCTAATAAGCAACCATGGGCCCACCCTTCCTGACAACATGGTGGAGCAGATTTTTGAATCAATGGTATCGATTCGCAGCCAACAAGCTCAGCAAAAACCGCATTTAGGTTTGGGCTTGTATATTGCTAGGCTAATAACAGAATTTCATGGCGGCACCATTAGTGCTCGCAATTTTACCGACAACAGCGGCGTGGAGTTTTGTGTGCGATTGCCTATTGAGTAA
- a CDS encoding substrate-binding periplasmic protein, with amino-acid sequence MRRLFTLFCLYCFSLSSYAALDKLSYLTEDAYPINYLDQQGQAQGFAVELLKLMWQQMGHPEQAIKVMPWERAYYLLEQKPNTVLFATVLTAKRKQYFKWVCPIDTVSVVLLGKADSTPNIQSLEQLNELKVGVLRADVGEQLLLNNEVDDGSLMLTDSYHHLIKLLVANRVDFIAGTEQTIRHAAKQNSYSLSNYEVKWVLNQEQLCYAFNQAVDDTVIEQFKQALKQVKETDAYQELLANYQQQKLKP; translated from the coding sequence ATGCGGCGCTTGTTTACCCTTTTCTGCTTATATTGCTTTAGTTTATCTAGCTATGCCGCGCTAGATAAACTGAGCTATTTAACAGAAGATGCCTACCCTATTAACTATCTTGACCAGCAAGGACAAGCTCAGGGCTTTGCGGTTGAACTATTAAAACTGATGTGGCAACAGATGGGGCATCCCGAGCAAGCAATTAAAGTGATGCCTTGGGAGCGCGCTTATTATTTATTAGAGCAGAAGCCAAACACAGTATTGTTTGCAACGGTTCTCACTGCCAAACGTAAACAATATTTTAAGTGGGTTTGCCCAATTGATACCGTTAGTGTTGTGCTGCTAGGCAAAGCAGATAGCACACCAAATATTCAGTCACTTGAGCAACTCAATGAGTTGAAGGTTGGCGTTCTAAGAGCCGATGTTGGCGAGCAGCTGTTGCTGAACAATGAAGTAGACGATGGCAGTTTAATGCTCACCGACAGCTACCACCACCTAATAAAGCTGCTAGTAGCCAATCGAGTTGACTTCATTGCCGGAACCGAGCAAACCATTAGACACGCCGCCAAACAAAATAGCTATTCGCTAAGCAACTACGAAGTAAAATGGGTGCTTAACCAAGAACAGCTTTGTTACGCCTTTAATCAAGCCGTAGACGATACGGTGATTGAGCAATTTAAGCAGGCTTTAAAGCAAGTAAAAGAAACCGATGCTTATCAAGAATTACTCGCCAACTATCAACAACAAAAGCTAAAGCCCTGA
- a CDS encoding EAL domain-containing protein, producing MQYSSILKYLLKSLLPLFALFAALSFAAQASNNVLVIHSYHAEHFWTGYLKKGLDSSFKEDQDTRLFHEYLDAKRYPQGEFNLSFLKYLKTKYASTELDVIVISDDPAFNLIRHHRNDFFTSTPIVYLGINRVTEDVLDAPNMTGVFENRDIASTITSIKSQSGVDELVLIVDKSATGLANLAKARTVFGKPGAPSNIHVIEELSLDDISEVFSRFSSNVPVLLLGQLTNPNQNNALLSWNQGTEQLVTWTNNPIYTIAITTLKYGAVGADELDGRQHAMRAAELVKRILSNEPLESIEPITLARSQWVFNWEQLNEHNFKLSSLPEDALIINKEETFYEKYKLMVRLVVSAFIVSILIIILLAEVIRRGSITRHILAENETRYRDLANAGANVFWETDTEQRLSYISGETQALYGQEPNQLIGKTLAELCKHDPNISFPWLEYEAALAYQQPINNLTFKLKLTSKDIKIFLLNGKPVFDKHGLYIGYRGISKEITEEHLLSKKLAYQAAYDELTGLINRSSFNEKLKTYVQQSQQQAVSGFLCFLDLDRFKLVNDTAGHLIGDAMLAEVATVIKRCTTHQDIVGRFGGDEFGLILPNISLSDAQQLCETVIAQVDSYRFHWNQRLFNVGVSIGMVPITGALNDTELLSKADLSCYKAKEAGRGRVYVANLNDDELFNEEQQMGYIANVAQAIEQNQFYLAKQVIAPIGQQDSHKHYEILIRYRDEQGKTIPPNLFIPAAEKHSVITIIDQWVLKTVFERYQQYFPEGDTVVSINLSGLSLSNDEFVNQVKELLLSSQVNPRNICFEITETAAISQLSRALEFIREMKAIGVRFALDDFGSGASSFGYLKNLPVDYLKIDGSLVVNIVKQPTDRAIVESINAIAHLMNMKTVAEFVEDAEIHAVLEEIGVDFVQGYGIGKPQPCE from the coding sequence TTGCAATACTCGAGTATCCTAAAATATCTGCTAAAAAGTTTATTGCCTTTATTTGCACTATTTGCGGCCTTAAGTTTTGCCGCTCAAGCTAGCAATAATGTATTAGTTATCCACTCTTACCATGCAGAGCATTTTTGGACGGGGTATCTCAAAAAGGGCTTAGACAGCTCGTTCAAAGAAGATCAAGATACTAGATTATTCCACGAATACTTAGATGCTAAACGCTATCCACAAGGTGAGTTCAATCTAAGCTTTTTGAAGTATCTCAAGACCAAATATGCCAGTACTGAACTAGATGTTATTGTTATTTCCGATGACCCCGCTTTCAACTTAATCCGCCATCATCGAAACGATTTTTTTACTAGCACGCCCATCGTTTATTTAGGCATTAATCGAGTAACAGAAGACGTTCTCGATGCTCCAAATATGACCGGAGTATTTGAAAACCGCGATATTGCCAGCACCATAACCAGCATCAAAAGCCAAAGCGGAGTTGATGAGCTGGTGCTAATTGTTGACAAAAGTGCCACAGGCTTAGCCAACTTAGCCAAAGCGCGCACGGTGTTTGGTAAACCTGGTGCACCAAGTAATATTCATGTCATTGAAGAATTATCCTTAGATGATATCAGCGAAGTATTCAGCCGATTCTCCAGCAATGTGCCGGTGTTGTTACTAGGGCAACTCACCAACCCAAATCAAAACAATGCGCTACTAAGTTGGAACCAAGGCACCGAGCAGTTGGTTACTTGGACCAACAACCCGATTTACACCATAGCCATAACCACACTCAAGTATGGCGCAGTGGGGGCTGATGAGCTTGATGGCCGACAACATGCGATGCGAGCGGCCGAGCTAGTAAAACGCATTCTAAGTAACGAACCGCTAGAAAGCATAGAACCCATCACTTTAGCGCGTAGCCAGTGGGTATTTAACTGGGAACAACTAAACGAACACAATTTTAAACTCAGTTCCCTTCCCGAAGACGCTTTAATCATCAACAAAGAAGAAACCTTTTACGAGAAATACAAGTTGATGGTTCGCCTAGTAGTGTCGGCATTTATTGTGAGCATTCTCATCATCATCTTACTCGCCGAGGTTATTCGTCGCGGCAGTATCACTCGCCATATCCTGGCGGAGAATGAAACCCGCTACAGAGATTTAGCCAATGCTGGTGCGAATGTATTCTGGGAAACAGATACCGAGCAGCGCCTTAGTTATATATCTGGCGAAACCCAAGCTCTGTATGGACAAGAGCCCAATCAACTTATTGGTAAAACCTTGGCAGAGCTGTGCAAACATGATCCTAATATAAGCTTCCCGTGGCTTGAATATGAAGCCGCCCTCGCCTACCAGCAGCCCATCAACAACTTAACTTTTAAGCTAAAGCTAACCAGTAAAGACATAAAAATATTCCTGCTTAATGGTAAGCCGGTATTTGATAAACACGGCTTATATATTGGTTATCGTGGCATTAGCAAAGAAATTACTGAAGAACACCTGTTGAGTAAAAAGCTTGCTTATCAGGCCGCTTACGATGAATTAACAGGTTTAATCAACCGTTCTAGTTTTAATGAAAAGCTTAAAACTTATGTGCAACAATCTCAGCAGCAAGCTGTTAGTGGCTTTTTATGCTTTTTAGATTTAGACCGATTTAAGTTGGTTAACGATACTGCAGGCCATCTTATCGGTGACGCAATGTTGGCAGAAGTTGCCACCGTAATTAAACGCTGCACCACTCACCAAGATATTGTTGGCCGCTTTGGTGGTGACGAGTTTGGCCTAATATTGCCAAATATAAGCTTAAGCGATGCCCAGCAATTGTGTGAAACAGTTATTGCACAGGTTGATAGCTACCGCTTTCACTGGAATCAACGGCTATTTAACGTAGGTGTGAGCATTGGCATGGTGCCGATTACTGGCGCATTAAACGACACCGAGTTACTTAGTAAAGCCGACCTATCTTGCTACAAAGCCAAAGAAGCTGGCCGTGGGCGGGTTTATGTAGCCAATCTAAACGATGATGAGTTGTTTAATGAAGAACAACAAATGGGCTACATCGCCAATGTTGCCCAAGCGATAGAGCAAAACCAATTCTACTTAGCCAAGCAAGTTATTGCGCCAATAGGCCAACAAGATAGCCACAAACATTATGAGATTTTAATCCGCTACCGCGATGAACAAGGTAAAACCATTCCTCCTAATTTGTTTATCCCTGCTGCAGAAAAACACAGCGTGATAACCATTATTGACCAGTGGGTTTTAAAAACGGTATTCGAGCGCTATCAGCAGTACTTTCCCGAAGGTGATACCGTGGTATCGATAAACCTGTCGGGTCTTAGCCTAAGTAATGACGAATTTGTAAATCAGGTTAAAGAGCTCTTACTAAGCTCACAAGTTAACCCTAGAAACATCTGCTTTGAGATAACCGAAACCGCAGCAATATCACAGCTCTCACGGGCACTTGAGTTCATTCGAGAAATGAAAGCAATTGGGGTTCGCTTTGCCTTAGACGATTTTGGCAGTGGTGCTTCGTCGTTTGGTTATTTGAAGAATCTACCAGTTGATTACCTAAAAATCGACGGTAGTTTGGTGGTCAACATTGTCAAACAACCTACCGATCGCGCCATAGTTGAGTCGATTAACGCCATTGCACATTTAATGAATATGAAAACCGTAGCTGAGTTTGTAGAAGATGCGGAGATTCACGCAGTGTTAGAAGAAATAGGCGTAGATTTTGTTCAAGGTTATG